A region of Vicugna pacos chromosome 7, VicPac4, whole genome shotgun sequence DNA encodes the following proteins:
- the FKBP14 gene encoding peptidyl-prolyl cis-trans isomerase FKBP14, with protein MRFFFWNAILTLLVTSLSGALIPEPEVKIEVLQKPFICHRKTKGGDLMLVHYEGYLEKDGTLFHSTHKHNNGQPIWFTLGILEALKGWDQGLKGMCVGEKRKLIIPPALGYGKEGKGKIPPESTLIFNIDLLEIRNGPRSHESFQEMDLNDDWKLSKDEVKVYLKKEFEKHGAVVNESHHDVLVEDIFDKEDEDKDGFISAREFTYKHDEL; from the exons ATGAGGTTTTTCTTTTGGAACGCTATCCTGACGCTGTTAGTCACTTCTTTGAGTGGGGCTCTGATTCCTGAACCAGAAGTGAAGATTGAAGTCCTCCAGAAGCCGTTCATCTGCCATCGCAAGACCAAAGGAGGGGACTTGATGTTGGTCCATTATGAAGGCTACTTAGAAAAGGACGGCACCTTATTTCACTCCAC tcACAAACATAACAATGGTCAGCCTATTTGGTTTACCCTGGGCATCCTGGAGGCTCTCAAAGGTTGGGACCAGGGCTTGAAGGGAATGTGtgtaggagagaagagaaagcttATCATTCCTCCTGCCCTGGGAtatggaaaagaaggaaaag GCAAAATTCCCCCAGAGAGTACGCTGATATTCAACATTGATCTCTTGGAGATTCGAAATGGACCGAGATCCCATGAATCATTCCAAGAAATGGATCTTAATGATGACTGGAAACTCTCTAAAGATGAG GTTAAAGTGTATTTAAAGAAGGAGTTTGAAAAGCATGGTGCGGTGGTAAATGAAAGTCATCATGATGTTTTGGTGGAGGATATTTTTGATAAAGAAGATGAAGACAAGGATGGATTTATATCTGCCAGAGAATTTACATATAAACATGATGAG